Proteins encoded together in one Kiritimatiellia bacterium window:
- a CDS encoding rhamnulokinase: protein MNPKRCFAVDLGASGGKCFAAEFRKKSFVMKEIHRFSYEPVSFFIPGKSGAPEERMYWDDTFIHANIIEGLRVYRREFASALDSIGIDAWGADGVFITPKGDLLGKMYAYRDHRLDTMITRLKRRISADDIYKITGIHFQPFNVSNQILWFAQNRADLLASACRFVPAPSLFYYFLCGRVQVDSTWASITQLMDAGKKKWSGTILARLGIPREVMPEIVKPGATIGKLHASIARAAGLKSAKMIAVGSHDTASAFAAAPVDNPGEALIISSGTWSLVGKLVPEPITTPEAYSANLSNEGGIGNVRLLKNCMGGWLVHELRRGWRDREGQEMAWTEIYRQAGDAKPFSAFIDPDDKSFYNPPDMEKAISDYCRRTRQTMPATRGGILRLVYESLAFKYRSISDDISRIAGQSTKIVHIVGGGSRNELLNQFTANAVGAPVSAGPVEATAVGNLMVQALGLAVIKSLHDALPIIKKAFPIKIYHPRDTGAWEQAFRQFQRFIRS, encoded by the coding sequence ATGAACCCCAAACGTTGTTTCGCGGTTGATCTCGGCGCCTCCGGCGGCAAATGCTTCGCCGCCGAGTTCAGGAAAAAATCCTTCGTCATGAAGGAGATTCATCGTTTTTCCTACGAGCCCGTTTCATTCTTTATTCCCGGGAAATCAGGCGCTCCCGAAGAACGCATGTATTGGGATGATACTTTTATCCACGCCAATATCATTGAAGGATTGCGCGTTTACCGGCGGGAATTTGCTTCTGCGCTGGATTCAATCGGCATTGACGCATGGGGGGCCGACGGCGTTTTTATAACCCCGAAAGGCGATCTGCTCGGCAAAATGTACGCTTACCGCGACCACCGGCTGGACACGATGATCACGCGGCTCAAGCGGCGCATTTCCGCCGATGATATTTATAAAATCACCGGCATTCATTTTCAGCCGTTCAATGTCAGTAACCAGATTCTCTGGTTTGCGCAAAACCGCGCCGATTTGCTGGCATCCGCCTGCCGGTTTGTCCCCGCTCCCTCGCTTTTTTATTATTTTCTGTGCGGCCGGGTGCAAGTTGATTCAACATGGGCCAGCATAACCCAGCTCATGGATGCCGGAAAGAAAAAGTGGAGCGGGACAATTCTGGCCAGGCTTGGGATTCCGCGCGAAGTGATGCCGGAGATTGTCAAGCCGGGCGCAACAATCGGGAAATTGCATGCTTCCATCGCCCGGGCGGCGGGGCTTAAATCCGCGAAAATGATCGCGGTCGGCTCGCACGATACCGCCAGCGCGTTCGCCGCCGCGCCGGTTGACAATCCGGGCGAAGCGCTCATTATCAGTTCCGGAACCTGGTCGCTGGTCGGAAAACTTGTTCCGGAACCGATTACAACCCCGGAAGCTTACTCCGCTAACTTGAGCAATGAAGGCGGCATAGGCAACGTCCGTCTTCTGAAAAACTGCATGGGCGGCTGGCTGGTGCATGAATTGCGCCGCGGCTGGCGCGACCGGGAAGGACAGGAAATGGCGTGGACGGAAATTTACCGGCAGGCCGGGGATGCGAAGCCATTTTCCGCGTTTATTGATCCGGATGACAAATCCTTTTACAACCCGCCCGATATGGAAAAAGCGATCAGTGATTATTGCCGGCGCACACGTCAAACAATGCCGGCAACGCGCGGCGGAATTCTGCGCCTGGTGTATGAAAGCCTGGCGTTCAAATACCGGAGCATCAGCGACGACATTTCCCGGATTGCCGGCCAGTCCACGAAAATCGTGCATATTGTCGGCGGCGGCAGCCGCAATGAACTTTTGAATCAGTTCACGGCCAACGCCGTCGGCGCGCCGGTGAGCGCGGGGCCGGTGGAAGCGACGGCGGTCGGGAATCTGATGGTTCAGGCGCTCGGGCTGGCGGTGATTAAGTCATTGCATGATGCTTTGCCGATTATCAAGAAGGCGTTTCCAATCAAGATTTATCATCCGCGGGATACGGGGGCGTGGGAACAAGCCTTTCGGCAGTTTCAGCGTTTTATCAGGTCGTGA